A single window of Solenopsis invicta isolate M01_SB chromosome 3, UNIL_Sinv_3.0, whole genome shotgun sequence DNA harbors:
- the LOC105198274 gene encoding fructose-1,6-bisphosphatase 1, with translation MTSKNTIMDSDCMTLTRFVLAEQRKVPTATGDLTQLLNSIQTAVKAVSSAVRKAGIANMYGIAGNTNVQGEEVKKLDVLSNELFINMLTSSFTTCVLVSEENQNAIEVETEKSGKYVVCFDPLDGSSNIDCLVSVGSIFGIYKKPEQSEESTLQAALQPGRNLVAAGYALYGSATMIVLSIGHGVNGFMYDPAIGEFILTERNMRMPDRGNIYSINEGNESTWDSSIKEYVHSKKYPATGKPYSARYVGSMVADVHRTIKYGGIFLYPASKSSPNGKLRLLYECIPMAFLVKEAGGLATNGKIDILDIVPESIHQRSPIFLGSKDDVNDAMTFMKNKAER, from the exons ATGACATCGAAAAACACGATCATGGATTCGGACTGCATGACACTAACGAGATTCGTATTGGCGGAGCAGCGTAAAGTGCCAACGGCTACCGGCGATCTCACGCAGCTGCTCAACAGCATACAGACCGCCGTAAAAGCCGTCAGCTCGGCCGTAAGGAAGGCCGGTATCGCTAACAT GTACGGCATCGCCGGCAATACCAACGTTCAGGGCGAGGAAGTCAAGAAGCTGGACGTCCTGAGCAACGAGCTCTTCATCAACATGCTGACGTCCTCCTTCACCACGTGCGTGCTCGTGAGCGAGGAGAATCAGAACGCCATCGAGGTGGAAACGGAGAAGAGCGGCAAATACGTCGTGTGCTTCGACCCGCTCGACGGCTCCTCCAACATCGACTGCCTCGTCTCGGTGGGCTCGATCTTCGGAATTTATAAAAAACCCGAACAATCCGAGGAATCCACGCTGCAGGCCGCACTGCAACCGGGACGGAACTTGGTCGCAGCCGGATACGCTCTATACGGCTCGGCGACTATGATAGTGCTCTCGATCGGTCACGGCGTTAATGGATTCATGTACGATCCGGCCATCGGGGAATTTATACTCACCGAGAGGAACATGCGTATGCCCGACAGAGGCAATATATATAG TATTAACGAGGGTAACGAGAGCACGTGGGACTCGTCCATCAAGGAGTACGTACATTCCAAGAAATATCCCGCAACTGGAAAGCCCTACAGTGCCAGATACGTGGGCTCGATGGTAGCTGACGTACATCGAACGATTAAGTACGGCGGTATCTTCTTGTATCCCGCGAGCAAGAGCAGTCCCAACGGCAAG CTACGACTTCTGTACGAGTGCATACCGATGGCCTTCTTAGTCAAGGAAGCCGGCGGTCTGGCGACAAACggaaaaattgatattctggACATCGTGCCGGAGAGCATTCATCAGAGATCGCCCATTTTCCTGGGCTCTAAGGACGACGTTAACGACGCAATGACGTTTATGAAAAATAAGGCCGAACGATGA